In Silene latifolia isolate original U9 population chromosome 3, ASM4854445v1, whole genome shotgun sequence, a single window of DNA contains:
- the LOC141649716 gene encoding cytochrome c1-2, heme protein, mitochondrial-like, protein MNRVISEFWLIVSCKSKQLLRANASSKYQNEQAARFANGGAYLPDLSLFTKARHNGQNYVFSLLTGYRDPPAGVSIREELHYNPYFPGGAIAMPKMLSDGAVEYEDGTPATESQMAKYVVTFFTWAAEPEMEERKLASLPYISLTLKFL, encoded by the exons ATGAACCGGGTTATTTCTGAGTTTTGGTTGATTGTGAGCTGTAAATCCAAGCAACTTCTAAGAGCAAATGCAAGTTCAAAG TATCAAAATGAGCAGGCTGCTCGGTTTGCCAATGGAGGCGCGTACCTTCCTGATCTTAGCCTGTTCACCAAG GCAAGGCATAATGGTCAGAACTATGTTTTCTCCCTTCTGACTGGCTACCGCGATCCTCCTGCTGGTGTGTCG ATAAGGGAGGAGTTACACTACAACCCGTACTTTCCTGGTGGAGCAATTGCAATGCCGAAAATGCTCAGTGATGGTGCAGTCGAGTATGAAGACGGCACACCAGCAACTGAAAGTCAG ATGGCGAAATATGTCGTCACATTTTTTACATGGGCTGCTGAGCCTGAGATGGAAGAGCGCAAATTAGCAAGTCTACCTTACATATCCCTTAcattgaaatttttatga
- the LOC141648063 gene encoding ABC transporter C family member 3-like isoform X2: METELGMAEQSTLLAFFQHPGFGLVKDPIFARELSAFIHLVLLFSLIVVYLSKLFRKNANECHTVRTFLCYKPVLLSSIGLVLFSLVLCCLNFFCWYNTGWSDQQLVTLFDLALKVLAWLLISVYLHTEFSHSNALKFPVLLRIWWGFFLVVSCNCLVMDIVQCSKHQYVPIQVLVSDAVYVISGILFCCGGIYGKVIKEDNDVQEPLLNGNGTIESRKSIGSESDGMYLNAGFFSYLTFFWVGTLISKGYKKTLDLEDVPSLSGKDNVKESHMIFNKFMESSRVGSDKKVSTMQLVKSLICTLSVDILLTGILCLVHTLASYVGPSLIETFVQFLNGKRTFKNEGYVLVCAFCGAKLVECLAQRHWYFRLQVIGVRAKAVLMEDIYKKALTLSCQSKQGQSSGEMINCMSVDAERIGNFTWHLHFPWLVIVQVGLALLLLYRSLGLASIAALIATVAIMLINYPLASLGEKYQENLMESKDRRMKATSEILKNMRILKLQAWELKFLSKIVELRNNENGWLKRFLYAQAITIFIFSATPTFISVVTFATCMIMGIPLDTGKILSALATFRILQEPIYLLPDTISMVIQSKVSLDRIAAFMSLDDLDPDAVERLPKADSEVAVEIVGGNFSWDPSSPIRTLKDINLKVHHGMRVAVCGTVGSGKSTLLSCILGEVPKISGILRLSGSTAYVPQSPWIQSGKIVENILFGQKMDAEKYDRVLEACSLKKDLEILSFGDKTVIGERGINMSGGQKQRIQIARALYQDADIYLFDDPFSAVDAHTGSHLFKECLLGLLDSKTVIYVTHQVEFLPTADLILVMKDGKILQAGKYNDILALGTDFMELVGAHEQAMSAINAIEPGEAKAIVDGSHSDEKSLIGEITADDMGKADKTVASEGQLVQDEEREKGRVGLSVYWKYITAAYGGALVPFILLSHTLFQVLQILSNYWMAWATPVSTDAKPVVDGKTLLLVYVGLAVGSAFCILARATLVVTSSYKTATLLFTKMHSCIFRAPMSFFDATPSGRILNRQYYIPSARELCRLAGVSKAPVIQHFVETIAGVTTIRSFNQESRFRETSVDLINAYSRPTFYNGAAMEWLCFRLDLLSSVTFAFSLILLVSIPVGLIDPAIAGLGVTYGLNLNMLQSIVIWSLCNMENSIISVERILQYTSLTSEPPLVIEEHRPDSSWPSHGEISIRDLQVRYAPHLPLVLQGITCTFQGGKKTGIVGRTGSGKSTLIQTLFRLVEPTAGRILIDDINICTIGLHDLRSKLSIIPQDPTMFEGTVRSNLDPLEEYTDDHIWEALDKCQLGDEVRKKEGKLDSVVSENGENWSMGQRQLVCLGRVLLKKSKVLVLDEATASVDTATDNLIQQTLRDHFLDSTVIIIAHRITSVTDSDMVVLLSNGLVEECDSPSRLLDNKSSSFSKLVAEYSTRGG; the protein is encoded by the exons ATGGAAACAGAACTGGGTATGGCAGAACAGTCTACATTATTAGCTTTTTTCCAACACCCAGGTTTTGGTTTAGTTAAAGATCCCATTTTTGCAAGAGAGTTATCAGCTTTCATACACTTGGTTCTGTTATTTAGTCTCATTGTTGTGTATTTATCCAAATTGTTTCGGAAAAATGCCAATGAATGTCACACAGTTAGAACCTTTCTGTGTTATAAACCTGTTCTCCTCTCTTCTATTGGTCTTGTTCTGTTTAGTCTGGTATTATGTTGTTTGAATTTCTTCTGTTGGTATAATACTGGTTGGTCTGATCAACAACTAGTGACTCTTTTCGATTTAGCGCTTAAGGTGCTTGCTTGGCTTCTAATTTCCGTGTACTTGCACACTGAATTTTCCCATTCAAATGCACTGAAGTTTCCTGTTTTGCTGAGAATTTGGTGGGGATTTTTTCTTGTTGTTTCTTGTAACTGTCTGGTTATGGATATAGTTCAGTGTAGCAAACACCAATATGTACCGATTCAAGTTTTGGTATCAGATGCTGTGTATGTTATATCAGGGATTTTATTTTGCTGTGGTGGGATATATGGGAAGGTAATTAAAGAGGACAATGATGTTCAAGAGCCGCTTTTAAATGGTAACGGCACTATTGAATCAAGGAAGAGTATAGGGAGTGAATCAGATGGCATGTATTTAAATGCTGGGTTCTTTAGTTACCTGACTTTCTTTTGGGTAGGGACTTTAATCTCAAAGGGTTATAAGAAAACCTTGGACCTTGAGGACGTTCCCTCGCTTTCAGGTAAAGACAATGTTAAGGAGTCACATATGATTTTTAACAAATTTATGGAGTCGTCGAGGGTGGGCAGTGATAAAAAGGTGTCAACTATGCAGCTTGTGAAATCTTTGATATGCACGCTTTCGGTAGATATCCTATTGACAGGTATACTTTGCCTGGTGCACACATTGGCATCTTATGTCGGACCATCTCTCATTGAAACATTTGTTCAGTTCCTTAATGGGAAGAGGACTTTCAAGAATGAGGGCTATGTTCTAGTTTGTGCCTTTTGTGGTGCCAAGCTTGTGGAATGTCTTGCTCAGAGGCATTGGTATTTTAGGCTTCAAGTCATTGGTGTTAGAGCGAAAGCTGTGCTTATGGAAGATATTTATAAGAAGGCATTGACGCTCTCTTGCCAGTCTAAGCAAGGTCAATCAAGTGGGGAAATGATCAATTGTATGTCTGTTGATGCGGAGAGGATTGGCAATTTTACTTGGCATCTTCATTTTCCATGGCTGGTCATTGTACAAGTTGGATTGGCATTATTACTTCTGTACAGAAGTTTAGGGCTTGCATCAATTGCTGCTTTGATTGCAACGGTTGCCATCATGCTGATCAATTATCCTCTGGCGAGCTTAGGGGAGAAGTATCAGGAAAATCTAATGGAATCAAAGGATAGAAGAATGAAGGCTACCTCTGAGATATTAAAGAACATGAGGATACTGAAGCTTCAAGCGTGGGAGTTGAAATTCTTGTCTAAGATTGTTGAGCTAAGGAACAATGAGAATGGATGGCTGAAGAGGTTTCTTTATGCTCAAGCAATTACTATATTTATTTTCTCGGCTACCCCAACATTTATCTCCGTTGTGACTTTCGCTACATGTATGATAATGGGAATTCCTCTTGATACAGGGAAGATCTTATCTGCACTTGCTACATTCAGAATTCTTCAAGAGCCCATTTACCTTCTTCCAGACACAATCTCCATGGTCATTCAGTCAAAAGTGTCTCTCGATAGAATTGCCGCGTTCATGAGCCTTGATGACTTGGACCCAGATGCTGTTGAGAGACTTCCTAAGGCTGACTCAGAGGTAGCAGTTGAGATAGTTGGAGGAAACTTTAGCTGGGATCCATCTTCCCCAATCCGTACATTGAAGGACATCAACCTTAAAGTTCATCATGGCATGCGAGTAGCAGTTTGTGGTACTGTTGGTTCCGGGAAGTCAACTTTGCTCTCTTGTATATTGGGAGAAGTACCGAAGATTTCTGGGATTCTAAGACTGAGCGGATCAACTGCTTATGTTCCACAATCCCCTTGGATTCAGAGTGGTAAAATAGTTGAGAACATTTTGTTTGGGCAAAAAATGGATGCTGAAAAATATGATAGGGTCCTAGAGGCATGTTCCCTGAAGAAGGATTTGGAGATCTTGTCTTTTGGAGACAAGACAGTGATTGGCGAGAGGGGTATTAATATGAGTGGTGGTCAGAAACAAAGGATACAGATTGCGCGAGCACTGTATCAAGATGCGGACATATATCTATTCGATGATCCTTTTAGTGCCGTTGATGCTCACACTGGTAGTCATTTATTTAAG GAATGTCTGCTTGGGCTTCTAGACTCTAAAACTGTAATATATGTCACACACCAGGTTGAGTTCTTACCTACAGCAGACTTGATATTG GTCATGAAAGATGGAAAAATACTGCAAGCTGGAAAGTACAATGACATCCTCGCGTTAGGAACTGACTTCATGGAACTTGTCGGAGCGCATGAACAAGCCATGTCTGCAATCAATGCGATTGAGCCTGGAGAGGCGAAGGCAATAGTTGATGGGTCTCATAGTGACGAGAAGTCCTTAATCGGTGAGATCACTGCTGATGACATGGGAAAAGCTGATAAGACGGTTGCATCTGAGGGTCAGCTTGTCCAAGATGAAGAGAGGGAGAAAGGCAGAGTTGGACTTTCAGTTTACTGGAAGTACATCACAGCAGCATATGGAGGGGCTTTGGTGCCATTCATATTGCTCTCTCATACTCTCTTTCAGGTGCTTCAAATCTTAAGTAATTATTGGATGGCTTGGGCTACTCCTGTTTCGACTGACGCTAAACCTGTTGTGGACGGTAAAACATTGTTACTTGTTTATGTTGGATTGGCGGTTGGAAGCGCCTTTTGTATCCTTGCGAGAGCCACCCTTGTTGTGACCTCCTCATACAAAACAGCAACTTTGCTTTTCACTAAgatgcattcatgcattttccgTGCTCCTATGTCATTCTTTGATGCTACCCCAAGCGGGCGGATCCTAAATCGT CAATATTATATACCATCTGCACGAGAACTTTGCCGTTTGGCTGGTGTGAGTAAAGCTCCAGTGATACAGCACTTCGTTGAGACTATAGCTGGAGTTACAACTATTAGGAGTTTTAATCAAGAATCAAGATTTCGTGAAACAAGTGTAGATCTTATAAATGCATATTCAAGGCCAACGTTCTACAATGGAGCTGCAATGGAGTGGCTCTGCTTTCGCTTAGACTTACTGTCATCAGTTACATTTGCCTTCTCGTTGATACTTTTAGTCTCCATTCCTGTTGGATTGATTGATCCAG CCATTGCTGGTCTAGGTGTGACATATGGACTAAATCTAAACATGCTGCAAAGTATCGTTATATGGAGTTTGTGTAACATGGAGAATTCAATCATCTCAGTCGAGAGGATCCTTCAGTATACTTCTTTAACCAGCGAGCCTCCACTTGTTATAGAAGAACATAGGCCTGATAGCTCTTGGCCTTCTCATGGAGAAATCAGTATACGCGATCTCCAG GTCCGTTATGCGCCACATCTGCCGCTAGTACTGCAGGGTATTACATGCACTTTCCAGGGAGGAAAAAAGACTGGAATTGTAGGAAGGACAGGCAGTGGTAAATCAACCCTCATACAAACACTCTTCCGGCTTGTTGAACCTACTGCTGGACGAATTCTTATTGATGACATCAACATTTGCACCATTGGACTTCATGATTTACGGTCTAAATTAAGTATCATCCCACAAGATCCCACCATGTTTGAAGGGACTGTCCGGAGCAACTTGGATCCTCTAGAAGAGTACACTGATGATCATATTTGGGAG GCTCTCGATAAGTGCCAGCTTGGTGACGAGGTCAGAAAGAAAGAAGGGAAACTCGATTCAGTTG TTTCCGAGAATGGAGAGAATTGGAGTATGGGCCAACGGCAACTAGTTTGTCTAGGGCGTGTGCTTCTAAAGAAAAGCAAAGTATTGGTTCTTGACGAAGCCACAGCATCAGTCGATACAGCAACAGATAACCTAATTCAGCAGACATTAAGAGATCACTTCTTGGATTCAACAGTGATTATTATTGCCCACAGGATCACATCAGTAACTGACAGTGATATGGTCGTGCTCTTAAGCAACGGACTTGTCGAAGAATGTGATTCTCCTTCAAGGTTGCTAGATAATAAATCgtcatcattttcaaaacttgttGCAGAGTATTCAACAAGGGGAGGTTAA
- the LOC141648063 gene encoding ABC transporter C family member 3-like isoform X1, whose amino-acid sequence METELGMAEQSTLLAFFQHPGFGLVKDPIFARELSAFIHLVLLFSLIVVYLSKLFRKNANECHTVRTFLCYKPVLLSSIGLVLFSLVLCCLNFFCWYNTGWSDQQLVTLFDLALKVLAWLLISVYLHTEFSHSNALKFPVLLRIWWGFFLVVSCNCLVMDIVQCSKHQYVPIQVLVSDAVYVISGILFCCGGIYGKVIKEDNDVQEPLLNGNGTIESRKSIGSESDGMYLNAGFFSYLTFFWVGTLISKGYKKTLDLEDVPSLSGKDNVKESHMIFNKFMESSRVGSDKKVSTMQLVKSLICTLSVDILLTGILCLVHTLASYVGPSLIETFVQFLNGKRTFKNEGYVLVCAFCGAKLVECLAQRHWYFRLQVIGVRAKAVLMEDIYKKALTLSCQSKQGQSSGEMINCMSVDAERIGNFTWHLHFPWLVIVQVGLALLLLYRSLGLASIAALIATVAIMLINYPLASLGEKYQENLMESKDRRMKATSEILKNMRILKLQAWELKFLSKIVELRNNENGWLKRFLYAQAITIFIFSATPTFISVVTFATCMIMGIPLDTGKILSALATFRILQEPIYLLPDTISMVIQSKVSLDRIAAFMSLDDLDPDAVERLPKADSEVAVEIVGGNFSWDPSSPIRTLKDINLKVHHGMRVAVCGTVGSGKSTLLSCILGEVPKISGILRLSGSTAYVPQSPWIQSGKIVENILFGQKMDAEKYDRVLEACSLKKDLEILSFGDKTVIGERGINMSGGQKQRIQIARALYQDADIYLFDDPFSAVDAHTGSHLFKECLLGLLDSKTVIYVTHQVEFLPTADLILVMKDGKILQAGKYNDILALGTDFMELVGAHEQAMSAINAIEPGEAKAIVDGSHSDEKSLIGEITADDMGKADKTVASEGQLVQDEEREKGRVGLSVYWKYITAAYGGALVPFILLSHTLFQVLQILSNYWMAWATPVSTDAKPVVDGKTLLLVYVGLAVGSAFCILARATLVVTSSYKTATLLFTKMHSCIFRAPMSFFDATPSGRILNRASTDQSAVDMTISNMVGIFAFSLIQLLGIVVVMSQVAWQVFVIFIPIGAICLWYQQYYIPSARELCRLAGVSKAPVIQHFVETIAGVTTIRSFNQESRFRETSVDLINAYSRPTFYNGAAMEWLCFRLDLLSSVTFAFSLILLVSIPVGLIDPAIAGLGVTYGLNLNMLQSIVIWSLCNMENSIISVERILQYTSLTSEPPLVIEEHRPDSSWPSHGEISIRDLQVRYAPHLPLVLQGITCTFQGGKKTGIVGRTGSGKSTLIQTLFRLVEPTAGRILIDDINICTIGLHDLRSKLSIIPQDPTMFEGTVRSNLDPLEEYTDDHIWEALDKCQLGDEVRKKEGKLDSVVSENGENWSMGQRQLVCLGRVLLKKSKVLVLDEATASVDTATDNLIQQTLRDHFLDSTVIIIAHRITSVTDSDMVVLLSNGLVEECDSPSRLLDNKSSSFSKLVAEYSTRGG is encoded by the exons ATGGAAACAGAACTGGGTATGGCAGAACAGTCTACATTATTAGCTTTTTTCCAACACCCAGGTTTTGGTTTAGTTAAAGATCCCATTTTTGCAAGAGAGTTATCAGCTTTCATACACTTGGTTCTGTTATTTAGTCTCATTGTTGTGTATTTATCCAAATTGTTTCGGAAAAATGCCAATGAATGTCACACAGTTAGAACCTTTCTGTGTTATAAACCTGTTCTCCTCTCTTCTATTGGTCTTGTTCTGTTTAGTCTGGTATTATGTTGTTTGAATTTCTTCTGTTGGTATAATACTGGTTGGTCTGATCAACAACTAGTGACTCTTTTCGATTTAGCGCTTAAGGTGCTTGCTTGGCTTCTAATTTCCGTGTACTTGCACACTGAATTTTCCCATTCAAATGCACTGAAGTTTCCTGTTTTGCTGAGAATTTGGTGGGGATTTTTTCTTGTTGTTTCTTGTAACTGTCTGGTTATGGATATAGTTCAGTGTAGCAAACACCAATATGTACCGATTCAAGTTTTGGTATCAGATGCTGTGTATGTTATATCAGGGATTTTATTTTGCTGTGGTGGGATATATGGGAAGGTAATTAAAGAGGACAATGATGTTCAAGAGCCGCTTTTAAATGGTAACGGCACTATTGAATCAAGGAAGAGTATAGGGAGTGAATCAGATGGCATGTATTTAAATGCTGGGTTCTTTAGTTACCTGACTTTCTTTTGGGTAGGGACTTTAATCTCAAAGGGTTATAAGAAAACCTTGGACCTTGAGGACGTTCCCTCGCTTTCAGGTAAAGACAATGTTAAGGAGTCACATATGATTTTTAACAAATTTATGGAGTCGTCGAGGGTGGGCAGTGATAAAAAGGTGTCAACTATGCAGCTTGTGAAATCTTTGATATGCACGCTTTCGGTAGATATCCTATTGACAGGTATACTTTGCCTGGTGCACACATTGGCATCTTATGTCGGACCATCTCTCATTGAAACATTTGTTCAGTTCCTTAATGGGAAGAGGACTTTCAAGAATGAGGGCTATGTTCTAGTTTGTGCCTTTTGTGGTGCCAAGCTTGTGGAATGTCTTGCTCAGAGGCATTGGTATTTTAGGCTTCAAGTCATTGGTGTTAGAGCGAAAGCTGTGCTTATGGAAGATATTTATAAGAAGGCATTGACGCTCTCTTGCCAGTCTAAGCAAGGTCAATCAAGTGGGGAAATGATCAATTGTATGTCTGTTGATGCGGAGAGGATTGGCAATTTTACTTGGCATCTTCATTTTCCATGGCTGGTCATTGTACAAGTTGGATTGGCATTATTACTTCTGTACAGAAGTTTAGGGCTTGCATCAATTGCTGCTTTGATTGCAACGGTTGCCATCATGCTGATCAATTATCCTCTGGCGAGCTTAGGGGAGAAGTATCAGGAAAATCTAATGGAATCAAAGGATAGAAGAATGAAGGCTACCTCTGAGATATTAAAGAACATGAGGATACTGAAGCTTCAAGCGTGGGAGTTGAAATTCTTGTCTAAGATTGTTGAGCTAAGGAACAATGAGAATGGATGGCTGAAGAGGTTTCTTTATGCTCAAGCAATTACTATATTTATTTTCTCGGCTACCCCAACATTTATCTCCGTTGTGACTTTCGCTACATGTATGATAATGGGAATTCCTCTTGATACAGGGAAGATCTTATCTGCACTTGCTACATTCAGAATTCTTCAAGAGCCCATTTACCTTCTTCCAGACACAATCTCCATGGTCATTCAGTCAAAAGTGTCTCTCGATAGAATTGCCGCGTTCATGAGCCTTGATGACTTGGACCCAGATGCTGTTGAGAGACTTCCTAAGGCTGACTCAGAGGTAGCAGTTGAGATAGTTGGAGGAAACTTTAGCTGGGATCCATCTTCCCCAATCCGTACATTGAAGGACATCAACCTTAAAGTTCATCATGGCATGCGAGTAGCAGTTTGTGGTACTGTTGGTTCCGGGAAGTCAACTTTGCTCTCTTGTATATTGGGAGAAGTACCGAAGATTTCTGGGATTCTAAGACTGAGCGGATCAACTGCTTATGTTCCACAATCCCCTTGGATTCAGAGTGGTAAAATAGTTGAGAACATTTTGTTTGGGCAAAAAATGGATGCTGAAAAATATGATAGGGTCCTAGAGGCATGTTCCCTGAAGAAGGATTTGGAGATCTTGTCTTTTGGAGACAAGACAGTGATTGGCGAGAGGGGTATTAATATGAGTGGTGGTCAGAAACAAAGGATACAGATTGCGCGAGCACTGTATCAAGATGCGGACATATATCTATTCGATGATCCTTTTAGTGCCGTTGATGCTCACACTGGTAGTCATTTATTTAAG GAATGTCTGCTTGGGCTTCTAGACTCTAAAACTGTAATATATGTCACACACCAGGTTGAGTTCTTACCTACAGCAGACTTGATATTG GTCATGAAAGATGGAAAAATACTGCAAGCTGGAAAGTACAATGACATCCTCGCGTTAGGAACTGACTTCATGGAACTTGTCGGAGCGCATGAACAAGCCATGTCTGCAATCAATGCGATTGAGCCTGGAGAGGCGAAGGCAATAGTTGATGGGTCTCATAGTGACGAGAAGTCCTTAATCGGTGAGATCACTGCTGATGACATGGGAAAAGCTGATAAGACGGTTGCATCTGAGGGTCAGCTTGTCCAAGATGAAGAGAGGGAGAAAGGCAGAGTTGGACTTTCAGTTTACTGGAAGTACATCACAGCAGCATATGGAGGGGCTTTGGTGCCATTCATATTGCTCTCTCATACTCTCTTTCAGGTGCTTCAAATCTTAAGTAATTATTGGATGGCTTGGGCTACTCCTGTTTCGACTGACGCTAAACCTGTTGTGGACGGTAAAACATTGTTACTTGTTTATGTTGGATTGGCGGTTGGAAGCGCCTTTTGTATCCTTGCGAGAGCCACCCTTGTTGTGACCTCCTCATACAAAACAGCAACTTTGCTTTTCACTAAgatgcattcatgcattttccgTGCTCCTATGTCATTCTTTGATGCTACCCCAAGCGGGCGGATCCTAAATCGT GCGTCTACGGATCAAAGTGCTGTTGATATGACTATTTCAAATATGGTTGGTATATTTGCGTTCTCTTTGATTCAACTTTTGGGAATTGTCGTAGTGATGTCGCAAGTAGCATGGCAAGTGTTCGTTATATTCATCCCTATCGGGGCAATCTGTCTGTGGTACCAG CAATATTATATACCATCTGCACGAGAACTTTGCCGTTTGGCTGGTGTGAGTAAAGCTCCAGTGATACAGCACTTCGTTGAGACTATAGCTGGAGTTACAACTATTAGGAGTTTTAATCAAGAATCAAGATTTCGTGAAACAAGTGTAGATCTTATAAATGCATATTCAAGGCCAACGTTCTACAATGGAGCTGCAATGGAGTGGCTCTGCTTTCGCTTAGACTTACTGTCATCAGTTACATTTGCCTTCTCGTTGATACTTTTAGTCTCCATTCCTGTTGGATTGATTGATCCAG CCATTGCTGGTCTAGGTGTGACATATGGACTAAATCTAAACATGCTGCAAAGTATCGTTATATGGAGTTTGTGTAACATGGAGAATTCAATCATCTCAGTCGAGAGGATCCTTCAGTATACTTCTTTAACCAGCGAGCCTCCACTTGTTATAGAAGAACATAGGCCTGATAGCTCTTGGCCTTCTCATGGAGAAATCAGTATACGCGATCTCCAG GTCCGTTATGCGCCACATCTGCCGCTAGTACTGCAGGGTATTACATGCACTTTCCAGGGAGGAAAAAAGACTGGAATTGTAGGAAGGACAGGCAGTGGTAAATCAACCCTCATACAAACACTCTTCCGGCTTGTTGAACCTACTGCTGGACGAATTCTTATTGATGACATCAACATTTGCACCATTGGACTTCATGATTTACGGTCTAAATTAAGTATCATCCCACAAGATCCCACCATGTTTGAAGGGACTGTCCGGAGCAACTTGGATCCTCTAGAAGAGTACACTGATGATCATATTTGGGAG GCTCTCGATAAGTGCCAGCTTGGTGACGAGGTCAGAAAGAAAGAAGGGAAACTCGATTCAGTTG TTTCCGAGAATGGAGAGAATTGGAGTATGGGCCAACGGCAACTAGTTTGTCTAGGGCGTGTGCTTCTAAAGAAAAGCAAAGTATTGGTTCTTGACGAAGCCACAGCATCAGTCGATACAGCAACAGATAACCTAATTCAGCAGACATTAAGAGATCACTTCTTGGATTCAACAGTGATTATTATTGCCCACAGGATCACATCAGTAACTGACAGTGATATGGTCGTGCTCTTAAGCAACGGACTTGTCGAAGAATGTGATTCTCCTTCAAGGTTGCTAGATAATAAATCgtcatcattttcaaaacttgttGCAGAGTATTCAACAAGGGGAGGTTAA